The genomic stretch TGCTCCCGCAGGCGGAAGATCGCCGGGCCCTGCTTGGTTTCGTAGCAGCGGATGCCCTCGAAGACCGCGGAGCCATAGCTCACCACGTGCGAAAGCACGTGCAGCGTCGCGTCGTCCCAGTTGATCCACTTCCCGTTGTGCCAGATCTTCTCCGTCTTCTGAATGGGCATGTGCTCTCTCCGGTAGTTGACTCTCGGCCCGCCTGGCTGCGCGGCGCGTGCGGCGTGGCTTGCTCTTTTTTGCCGCGCAGGTGCAGGAAGTCCTTGCGCCTGCTCCCGGCAGAATACGGCAGGGGTGGGGGAGCGTCAATGCGCCGTTGGTTCTGTTCCGCGGCCGCCGCAACCAATTTGGCGCGCGGCCAATTTGGCGGTGCGCGTGCGCCGACTCCCGCAGGGCTCAGCGCGGAGCTTTGGCGGGTTCCGCGGGCGGCTCTGGCGCCGCCTCCGGTGCGGTCACCATCTTGTACGCCGACTTGGCCTGCCCCTGGATGTGCCCGTACTTGCTTTCCCAGGCGCCCAGAAGCAGGAACGGCAGAATCGTGGCCACGGCCCACAGCTTGGCGCGGCTGGGCACCTTCTCGCCCGGCTCCCAGCGGAACAGTTGCGTCGAAATAAAAAACGCCAGGATCGCCCATGCGCCCAGCGCGGTGATCTCCACGCGCAGCGCCCAGAGGCCGGCTCCGAGCAACATAGCCTTCTGCAGGCCGATCACCACGTAGGTTGCGGGCAGGAAAACCGCCAGGTGCTGCACGACGCGCGGCAGCATGGGCAGTGGAAACGTGGCGCCGGAGAAAAACATCAGCGCGTACCAGACGATCTGGCAAATCACCTGGGTCTCCTGCATCGAGTTGGTCACGCTGGCCACGATCAGCCCCAGGGCCGCGAAAGAAATAGTCGCCACGCTCACCAGTATCGCCAGCGAGAGCAGGCTGCCGAACTGCGTGACGTGGAACAGCCAGCGCGCCAGCAGGATCTCGATGACCACCGTGGGCATCGTCAGGATGTAGTTCGCCGCGATGCTCGACGACAGCATGTCCGCCGCGGTCACCGGCGCCAGCCGGAAGCGCCGCAGGATGCCCTGCTCGCGGTACATCACCAGATTGGCGCTCAGGCCCCAGAAGCTGCCCATCACCGTCAGCGAAATGACGGGGCCGAGCAGGTAAGTCACCATGCGCGGCTCGCCCTTGGCGAAGATCCCCGCAAACAAGAAGAACAGCCCCAGCGGCATGAGCAGCGTGAAGAACAGGAAAATTTTGTTGCGCATCGTCAAGCGGATGCGGTTGCTGGCCAGTGTGACGAAGTGCTTCAATCCCGGAGTCTCCTTCCGGTCAGCTCGATGAACACATCCTCCAGCGAAGGCGTGGAAATCTCCAAATTGACCAGCTCGTTGCCTTCCGCT from Terriglobia bacterium encodes the following:
- a CDS encoding ABC transporter permease, with product MKHFVTLASNRIRLTMRNKIFLFFTLLMPLGLFFLFAGIFAKGEPRMVTYLLGPVISLTVMGSFWGLSANLVMYREQGILRRFRLAPVTAADMLSSSIAANYILTMPTVVIEILLARWLFHVTQFGSLLSLAILVSVATISFAALGLIVASVTNSMQETQVICQIVWYALMFFSGATFPLPMLPRVVQHLAVFLPATYVVIGLQKAMLLGAGLWALRVEITALGAWAILAFFISTQLFRWEPGEKVPSRAKLWAVATILPFLLLGAWESKYGHIQGQAKSAYKMVTAPEAAPEPPAEPAKAPR